The genomic region CTTGGTTTTTACACCATAacatgtcaaaaaaaaaaaaaagactctTCCCCTGACAATAACTTCACATAACCGAATCAGTTTTATCATTGTGTTGTTAAGGGCAGTGTTAAGTAGGACTGATCTAGTCTAGTACCCTGGATGCGTCACTTTGTTACTTAAGCTATGGACTGATGTGGGATGCTTGTATTCTTTGACTAGCAGATTTAATAAGTTCCCAGTAAAGGATCTTTTACATTTTGGTTACCCTCAAGATCTTTTCATACATTCagatttcaactttttaagCTGACACAACTGATTAAAAGTGGGAAAAATGAAAGAGGCTTGAGAGCTCTAAGTGTGGAATTGGTTGTTGGCACTGTTCATTTCTTGAATGGGACCTTCCTTTGTAGTCAATACTTCTTGTGCTTGAGCGAGTTGCatcataaaatgaaaatgtcaGCAGATGCAGTTTGTTGGTTTGTTGCTTATTGACTAGTCTGTGAGATACTAATATACTCCTAGAAAGCTGTGTCTGGAATCTTTTTTTTGTAGGTTTTTGGTTGAGGTTGTCTTAGAAGGTAAATTAATCTCTTtggtataaataataaaaaaaaaaacctgaaTTAATCTTTAATAATAATGCTATATTCACACCTGTTTTTCATGTTTAAGAGGGgcaataattttattcaaagtCACACATGTGTTTCAGAATATAGCATGTGGTTAGTTGCGGAGTTAGAAATTTCCAGTCCATTGACCATAGCCATTGATTGTCTAACTTGGGGCTATGTGGATGGCTAAGAGTTTTCGCTGCTCTCTCAATAAGtttagctttaatttttttctctttgtggGCTTAACGTAAAACATCTGTCGATGCAGGTATGTCACATCTGATTTGGCAACGGATGTCACCATTACCGTGGGTGAAGTGAAATTTTACCTTCACAAGGTATGCTCAATCccttctaaatttttatgcttGTTGTATGTGTTTGTAGATGCTGAATTTAAAGCTGAGTTTGGTATTTGATTCATGCTAAGatagttttctttctttattccaTTTAAAACTCATGAAAACTTTAAATGTATTTCTTCAACCTAACTattcatttgaattttattcttcCAGGAATATATTTCTATTATTACCATTTCATGGGTATATAAGTGGGCAAAATTTTGTCAAAGTTGTGTAATTTGATACTGTGAAATCTCACTGATGACAGTCATATATTTTCCTCCTATAACTGTTTGCATAAGTTTCCTCAGATGAGTCTTTGCTATTATGGATGCCAATGTAGTGGGAGTGCATATGAATCTTTTCCTCTTTGTTTGATTTCTTCTCTCAGCTAAACTATactgttatttttataattaagttcTAGAATTCTCTGTCTATAGAGATAATTACAGATGTTGTTTTTATGTCTCTTTGCAGTTCCCTCTATTGTCTAAGAGCAATCGCTTGCAAAAACTAGTGCTGAAAGCCAGTGAAGAGAACTGCGATGAAATTAATATGGTTGATTTTCCTGGTGGGCCAAaagcatttgaaatttgtgCAAAGTTCTGCTACGGGATGACTGTTACTTTAAATGCTTACAATGTTGTGGCTGCCCGTTGTGCAGCTGAATACCTCGAGATGACTGAGGATGTTGATCGGGGTAacctaatttttaaaatcgaAGTGTTTCTTAATTCTAGTATATTCCGTAGCTGGAAAGATTCCATTATTGTTTTACAAACCACCAAATCTCTTATACCATGGTCTGAAAACCTGAAGATTGTTGGAAGATGCATTGATTCCATTGCATCTAAAACCTCTGTGGATCCAGCAAACATCACATGGTCCTACACATATAACAGGAAGTTATCAGTGCCTGACAAAATAGTTGATGATGGTATGAAATTTCGAGAGAAGGTTGAATCTGTTCCGAAGGATTGGTGGGTTGAAGATATATGTGAGCTAGAGATTGATCTCTACAAGCGAGTCATGACTGCTGTGAAATCAAAGGGAAGAATGGATGGTGCAGTGATTGGTGAGGCACTGAAAACTTATGCTGTCAGATGGTTGCCAGATTCTGTTAATGCCTTGGTTTCTGATGCACATTCCTGGAGGAACAAATTACTGGTGGAAACAATTGTATGCTTATTGCCTTCGGATAAGGCTGTGGGTTGCTCATGTGGTTTCTTGCTGAAGCTGTTGAAAGTTGCCATTTTGGTTGGGGTGGATGATTCAGCAAAGGAAGATTTAGTGAAGAGGATAAGTTTAAAGTTGCACGAGGCTTCTGTCAAGGATTTATTAATCCCGGCTCGGTCTCCCCAAACTACATTATATGATGTTGAGATGGTGCAGTCTATTGTGAATCGATACATCATGAATGAAAAGCGTACCCAAGATTTAGatgttgaaaagaatgagatGGGATGTGCTGATTTTGTTCTAGGGCATGGATCCTTGTTGAGTGTTGGTAAATTAATTGATGGGTATCTTGAAGAAATTGCACGGGACCCTAATCTTTCCCTTGCCAGTCTCATTGACTTGTCTCAGTCTATCCCTGAGTGTGCTAGACCAGTTCATGATGGACTCTATAAAGCCATTGACATGTACCTGAAGGTAGGATTTTTTACACTAAGGATACCAATTTCATTGATCttctcaatttctaaaattatatATCCCATCGCATAAATACATGCATAAATTCTTTCAGCATATTTTCTGATGCTCAATTAAGTTTGTGCTGTGAATGCTTTCAAAGAATATCTAGGTCACTTCCAAGATCTGTTACGATATAATGTTGTAATTCCAACTGCTTTACCAGGAGTGCATTGGTAAAAGGGAAATGTTAATTGGTAGAGAGGGAAGAATTGTTGTTAGTCCAACTCAAGTTGAACTAGGACCTTGCAATATGGTaataccattttttttttccctcctttatgtatttttgaaacaaaatgtGGTTACCTTTCAGTCAACCACTTAGTGGAAGACACATTgcttgattaatttttcttactgCTTGAAGCAGCATTTTGGGATATCGGAGTTTGTGGTTGTTGATTAGCTAGTACAGAGTAATTTCTATAGTCTAGTGACGATATTACACAATCTTTGTTTTTCATGATGCCTGCCATTATCATATAGTGAGAAACAATAAGTTTTTCATGCATAAATGCCTTTTGATATGAATGCACTTGGACAGTCTAAAGAATGGGTTATTATGTTTGTCTGCAGGAGCATCCAAGCTTGACAAAGGccgaaagaaagaaattgtgCGGGCTGATGGATGTCAAGAAATTTACCATGGATGCATCTATGCATGCTGCACAGAATGAGAGACTTCCACTACGGGTTGTAGTTCAAGTTCTCTTCTTTGAGCAGGTTAGGGCTGCAGCTGGAGTTCAATCACTTGCTAACAATCCTCGTGATATTTCCCATTCCACAACAAACACCGATGAAGAATGGGAGAAGACTGCAGCTGAAGATTGCAACTCCCTCAAGAAACAGATGAGTCAAATGAAGGTGAAAGAGGATGGATTTCAAAAGAATGGTAAATTGGCCAAGAAGAATAGCAAAAACAGTAAAAGTGGCATGCAGCTACTGCCATCTCGATCTAGAAGAATATTTGACAAGTTGTGGGTTGTGGGAAAAGGCCATACGGAGAACAGAAGTTCTGAGACCTCTGGAAGTTCGCAAAGCCCAACTTCAATGGTTCCAGGGGATACCAAGTCCTCTGGTTCATCTTCAAGACACAGGAGGCATTCTATTTCTTAGATAAGGATGCTGAGGGTTATCAGTACCTAAACAGGTAAAGAATATTCAAACTGTTGTAAGTGTAAAAAGTGGTAGGATTTTGTTGTAGTTGATGATGAGGGTTATCTTGTTATGTGTGAAGTATTATAAAAGGAGGGTCTGTTGCAGAAAAAATGTACTAGTTTTTTTGGGTGCCTACACTTTCTAACATCTTATCCAATTGTATGATTATCAATCTTCATATCAAGTCTCTTGTAGCTAATTGGAGGTCTACATTTTCTTGGAACTTTCTATTCCTTTTGCCTGTAATAATTCATGGATCACCTTGCTGTTTCTCCTGAAGAGATGTGCAAGTGCTGGATAAAAAAGGCGTGGCCCAAAGTATTTTCCCACTTACCTTGGAATAATAAGAGGgacaaaaatgaaagaaagacaCCAATCTTGTACAAGAGCACTGCATAATTTACTCTTTCCTCCCCAAAATGGAACATAAATTTACAACTAGCGAAAGAACACGTCATTCCTCTTGGGTTGTCGATGGTGAAAGTGTATGCTGTGTCCCTCAAATCCTGGGAAGTGGCTAGCTGAGAGGGAGATGCAgtttgcatcctcaaaaagtATCTGACCTGGGAAGTGGCTAGCAGAGAGCGACGCCTACTCATCTAATTTGAATACACCGAACATCTTGGTTCTGGGAGGTCCAATTTGTGTCCCCTTTCTTGTAAGCTCTCTGACTAGCATCGGCAATTCACCACAAGATTCGACCATATATATGACACTGCAATATGCCTCCAGAATAGGCCAGAAGGAGAAAGGAGGCTCAACCTTTCAGAACTCTCACTGGAGGTACCAAACTCCAAAAGAAGTTCAAAATCACTAGAAACACTATGCAGCTTGCCCCTCGTAGTTAATAACATCCTCGAACTCAGTCTTTCCATATCCCGAAAGTGAGTCAAAAACTCATCTTGTGCCTTACAGTGACACAATGCTCTCCATGTCAAAGTTTGCAACACCATCGTGATCACCTACAGCGAAGAAGGTGGCAATATCACAGCCGTCCGGATGCAACTggtaagaaaggaaaaatttatGAAGCTAAAGCTATTACTAAAATCAGCGAGTCTGGGATGAAATGGAAGTCGGATTTGTTGCCTTGTAAAAGGATTAAAGAGGAAGTTACTTCCATCTCTTGTTGCCCCTACCAGCCGCTCTTGGGATGCTGCAGAGCACGCCAACCACAAGCGCCGGAAAATCTACTTTTTTGAAAGGCAGAAAATCTACTTGTCCGAAGGGAACACGAGACATGGGATTTTATTGCAAGGGGAAAGATGGTTTTGCATTGCAGCAAGAGCAGCGGATAATCTGCAGGACTTGCAAACTGCACAGCAGCAATCGTACTCCCACAACATCAGACTTTTGAAAGGCAAATTTCCCAAACATCCCCCGGCGGTGCAGGTAACATGATACCAATATTATTGCACTCATCAAACGCGGATTTCAACATGTTCCTTTCATTAGAATCTCCCTGGACAGGGAGGTTCCCGTTGTTGGTGGCCGAAACTGGACAGGCTTCTGACTTCTTATTCAATGAACAAAACATCCTGGAAACAACACTGGTGACAGTTTCAACCTTGTTCCTTTCATTAGAATCTGCCCGGACAGGGAGGTTCCTGTTGTTGGTGGCGGAAACTGGAGAGGCTTCTGACTTCTTGTTCAATGAACAAAACATCCTGGAAACACCACTGGAGACAGTTTTGACTTCACTGCCTGTTAAGTCCTTAACAACTTCCCATTTGATAAATCCTCCAATGTGCAAAAGTTTTGCTTCGACAAGGTTTGTTTTCCGCAATTGCCTCTGATTGGTGCCTGCCTGGTGAAATATTTTCTCTGTTATAGTTCATGCCCCATGGATGAGCAGCAAGACCCAAATTCATTTGGGTTTTGTTTATGAAAAGGAAGATATAAAATTGGGTTAAAGCCCATTACCCGGCAAGCGGATTAGGGTCAAGGCTCGAAAAGGA from Theobroma cacao cultivar B97-61/B2 chromosome 9, Criollo_cocoa_genome_V2, whole genome shotgun sequence harbors:
- the LOC18587703 gene encoding BTB/POZ domain-containing protein NPY1 → MKFMKLGSKPDAFQADGKCIRYVTSDLATDVTITVGEVKFYLHKFPLLSKSNRLQKLVLKASEENCDEINMVDFPGGPKAFEICAKFCYGMTVTLNAYNVVAARCAAEYLEMTEDVDRGNLIFKIEVFLNSSIFRSWKDSIIVLQTTKSLIPWSENLKIVGRCIDSIASKTSVDPANITWSYTYNRKLSVPDKIVDDGMKFREKVESVPKDWWVEDICELEIDLYKRVMTAVKSKGRMDGAVIGEALKTYAVRWLPDSVNALVSDAHSWRNKLLVETIVCLLPSDKAVGCSCGFLLKLLKVAILVGVDDSAKEDLVKRISLKLHEASVKDLLIPARSPQTTLYDVEMVQSIVNRYIMNEKRTQDLDVEKNEMGCADFVLGHGSLLSVGKLIDGYLEEIARDPNLSLASLIDLSQSIPECARPVHDGLYKAIDMYLKEHPSLTKAERKKLCGLMDVKKFTMDASMHAAQNERLPLRVVVQVLFFEQVRAAAGVQSLANNPRDISHSTTNTDEEWEKTAAEDCNSLKKQMSQMKVKEDGFQKNGKLAKKNSKNSKSGMQLLPSRSRRIFDKLWVVGKGHTENRSSETSGSSQSPTSMVPGDTKSSGSSSRHRRHSIS